A window of the Candidatus Eremiobacterota bacterium genome harbors these coding sequences:
- a CDS encoding 2-oxo acid dehydrogenase subunit E2 gives MAQVELKVPDIGGFSDVPVIEVLVQPGETVAKDAPLVTLESDKATMEVPAESAGVVKDVKVKVGDKVSQGSVLITLESADAVAQPPEKDLPAPPTAKDVAGIAAADAGAAEEEAAPPPPPVLNDALPSTATRTPVATAAPEQPPAISANGASSAPAESAAHAAPGGPIHASPAIRRFARELGVDLARVRGSGPNGRITRDDVQGYVKSALVAPPASTGAQAAPSGFGLNLPPWPKVDFAKFGPVERVALTRIQKISGPVLARNWVMIPHVTQNDDADVTELEAFRKEINAERKDVKVTMLAFLMKAAVAALKRYPQVNASLDGDELVLKKYYNLGFAADTPQGLVVPVVKDVDKKGLVELARETAELATKAREGKLGPADISGATFTISSLGSIGGTYFTPIINAPEVAILGACKAETRPVWSGKEFVPRLIQPLSFSYDHRVIDGANAARFCVELKNALADLRRVLL, from the coding sequence ATGGCACAAGTGGAGTTGAAAGTTCCCGACATCGGCGGGTTCAGCGACGTCCCGGTGATCGAGGTGCTGGTGCAGCCCGGCGAGACGGTCGCGAAGGACGCGCCGCTGGTGACGCTCGAGTCCGACAAGGCGACGATGGAAGTCCCGGCCGAGAGCGCCGGCGTCGTGAAAGACGTCAAGGTGAAAGTCGGCGACAAAGTCTCGCAGGGCAGCGTGTTGATCACGCTGGAGTCCGCCGACGCCGTCGCGCAGCCGCCGGAGAAGGACCTCCCCGCGCCACCGACCGCGAAGGACGTCGCCGGGATCGCCGCAGCCGACGCCGGCGCAGCGGAGGAAGAGGCCGCGCCGCCGCCGCCCCCGGTGCTGAACGACGCGCTGCCGTCCACCGCCACGCGGACGCCGGTCGCGACCGCAGCGCCGGAACAACCGCCGGCGATTTCGGCGAACGGCGCATCAAGTGCACCGGCGGAGAGCGCCGCGCACGCAGCGCCGGGGGGTCCGATTCATGCCTCGCCCGCGATTCGGCGGTTCGCGCGCGAGCTCGGCGTCGATCTGGCGCGGGTGCGCGGGAGCGGTCCGAACGGGCGCATCACGCGCGACGACGTGCAGGGGTACGTGAAGAGCGCGCTGGTGGCGCCGCCGGCGAGCACCGGCGCGCAGGCCGCACCGAGCGGTTTCGGCCTGAACTTGCCGCCGTGGCCGAAGGTCGACTTTGCGAAGTTCGGACCGGTCGAGCGCGTCGCGCTGACGCGCATTCAAAAGATCAGCGGCCCGGTGCTGGCGCGCAACTGGGTGATGATCCCGCACGTCACGCAAAACGACGACGCGGACGTTACGGAACTCGAAGCGTTCCGGAAAGAGATCAACGCCGAGCGCAAGGACGTCAAGGTGACGATGCTGGCATTCCTGATGAAGGCCGCGGTCGCCGCGCTCAAGCGCTATCCGCAAGTCAACGCCTCGCTCGACGGCGACGAGCTCGTCCTCAAGAAGTACTACAATCTGGGGTTCGCCGCCGACACGCCGCAAGGGCTCGTCGTCCCCGTCGTCAAGGACGTCGACAAGAAAGGCCTGGTCGAGCTTGCGCGCGAGACCGCGGAGCTCGCGACGAAGGCGCGTGAGGGCAAGCTCGGCCCCGCCGACATCAGCGGCGCGACGTTCACGATCTCCTCGCTCGGCTCGATCGGCGGCACGTACTTCACGCCGATCATCAACGCGCCCGAGGTCGCGATCCTCGGCGCCTGCAAAGCCGAGACGCGTCCGGTGTGGAGCGGCAAGGAGTTCGTCCCGCGCTTGATCCAGCCGCTCTCGTTCTCGTACGACCACCGCGTGATCGACGGCGCGAACGCGGCCCGCTTCTGCGTCGAGCTGAAGAACGCGCTCGCCGACCTGCGCCGCGTGCTTCTCTAG